In Oryza sativa Japonica Group chromosome 3, ASM3414082v1, one DNA window encodes the following:
- the LOC4334857 gene encoding la-related protein 1C, with the protein MEPSASASADPPRRSPWRHPSNGGNPNPNGDAVIDTTSWPALSEAARNPPKPPPCIDSPSEGQGKQSSRHKPARRGGAGADHSPSPRDDRATSWDHGRHHHHHNSGGRRGSFGGRRRGGGGGGFDALYRAPIGPYVRGATAPPPPPPPPMAVAPPPFLPPPLRPFAAPLLFHHDMASPVSPVSPIYYVGPPPPPEALRPLPPFPPTMLAPPAYPYYHPQPQPDPEPEPDADPQQHRANLLKQIEFYFSKDNLCTDVFLRRNMDDQGWVNIALIAGFNKVQESTDDLQYIKDTIQSSSILEMQDDKIRRQNDWNKWVIPRESNTDVLPSPNINNLTAHLGSVGLQESAASSSSMVDENHHEILTNGPTSGNNQAPVVEDGAGKL; encoded by the exons aTGGaaccctccgcctccgcgtcggCTGATCCGCCCAGGAGGTCTCCATGGAGGCACCCCTCCAACGGGGGCAACCCCAACCCCAACGGAGACGCCGTCATCGACACAACTAGCTGGCCCGCGCTCTCCGAGGCCGCCAGGAACCCCCCCAAGCCTCCTCCTTGCATCGACTCTCCATCCGAG GGGCAGGGCAAGCAGTCGTCTCGCCACAAGCCGGCCAGGCGCGGGGGTGCCGGTGCCGACCACTCCCCCTCCCCACGGGATGACCGCGCCACCAGCTGGGACCatggccgccaccaccaccaccacaacagTGGTGGTAGGAGGGGCTCTTTTGGCGGCcgcaggagaggaggaggaggcgggggttTCGACGCCTTGTACCGTGCCCCTATTGGCCCCTATGTGCGTGGTGCCActgcgcccccgcccccgcccccgcctcccATGGCCGTTGCTCCTCCCCCCTTCCTTCCTCCGCCCTTACGACCTTTCGCGGCACCTCTCCTCTTTCATCAcg ATATGGCATCGCCCGTCTCTCCTGTTTCCCCAATCTACTATGTtggccctccccctcctccagaAGCTCTTAGGCCTTTGCCTCCTTTCCCCCCTACCATGCTTGCTCCACCTGCTTACCCTTACTACCACCCTCAACCTCAACCCGACCCCGAGCCCGAGCCTGATGCTGATCCTCAACAACATCGTGCCAACCTGCTCAAACAGATTGAGTTCTACTTCAG CAAGGATAACTTATGCACAGATGTTTTCTTGAGGAGAAATATGGATGACCAGGGCTGGGTTAACATTGCTCTTATAGCTGGCTTCAACAAG GTCCAGGAATCCACTGATGACCTGCAATACATAAAAGACACAATCCAGTCCTCATCTATACTGGAAATGCAG GATGACAAAATTAGGAGGCAGAATGATTGGAACAAGTGGGTGATTCCTCGAGAGAGCAACACTGACGTGCTGCCAAGCCCTAACATCAACAATCTGACAGCACATCTTGGAAGCGTGGGTCTGCAGGAATCAGCAGCTAGCTCAAGTAGCATGGTGGATGAAAACCATCATGAGATTCTTACCAATGGACCAACTTCCGGTAACAACCAAGCACCAGTAGTTGAAGACGGTGCTGGTAAGCTCTAG